CCGCATGAGCCTGTCCGGGGAGTTCGTCGATGCCCAGACGGCGCTGCGGGTCGGTTTGGTGACCGAGGTGGTGGCCCACGATCAGCTGATGGCCTCGGCGATGGAACTCGCGGTGTCCATGGCCGGGAGTGACCAGCTCGCGGTGCGGACCATGCTCGACTCGTATCGGCGTGCCGAGCAGCATCTCGTCGGCCCGGCGCTCGACGTGGAGAACGACACGTCGGTCGAGTGGATGTCAGGTTTCGACCCCGCTCGGGTGGCCGATCGTCGGTCCGGCATCGTCGAGCGGGGCCGGGCCAACAGCTGACCCCTCCCCGCTGTCGCATCGAACTTGTGTTCGATAGGCTTGGCGGGTGGGCTGGGATCAAGGACCACCGACGTGGTCGGAGATGGAACGGGTGCTCGCCGGCCGAGCGCCCGGCAGTGCCGACCGGCCCGGCACCGAGTTCGGTCCCGACCTCAGCGAATGGGCGCCGTTCCCCGGGGATGGCGGCGACAGTCCGGCCTGGTCGCGCAAACGCGGCGCCTACCAGGCCGAGGACATCGCGCGCGGCTCGTCGGCGGTGCCCTACGCCGAACTGCACGCCCACAGTTCGTACAGCTTCCTCGATGGTGCGTCGATGCCGGAGGAGCTGGTGGAGGAGGCGCAACGGCTCGGACTCCGCGCACTGGCCGTCACCGATCACGACGGGTTCTACGGCATCGTGCGCTTCGCCGAGGCGGCCCGTGAGTTCGGCATGCCGACCGTCTTCGGTGCCGAGCTGTCACTGGAACCCGACATCGCGCGGACAGGCCAGAACGATCCACCGGGCGAGCATCTGCTGGTCCTCGCCCGGGACGGTGAGGGCTACCGCCGTCTGTCACGGACCATCGCCGACGCGCACATGGTCGCGGGGGAGAAGGGCCTGCTCCGTTACGACCGCGAAGCCCTCGCCGCGGCCGGCGGCGGGCACTGGCTCATCCTCACCGGATGCCGGAAGGGTGCCCTCCGACGAGCACTCGATCGCGGCGGCGTCCCGGCCGCCGAGCAGGCGCTGCGAGAACTGATCGAGACCTACGGCCACGACAACATCGTCGTCGAGCTGACCGCGCAGGGCATGGCCGACGACGACGAAGGCAACGCGGTGCTCGCCGGCCTCGCCGCCGGGGCAGGCGTGCCGACCGTGGCCACCACCGGCGCCCACTTCGCCGCGCCCCGGCGCCGACGGCTGGCGATGGCGATGGCCGCCGTCCGGGCCCGCACCGACATCGACACCATCTCGGGGTGGATGCCCGGCGTTGCCGGATCACATCTGCGCAGCGGCGACGAGATGGCGCGGCTGCTGCCCGCACATCCCGATGCCATCGACAACGCGGTGGGCATCGCCGCGGACTGCGCATTCCACCTGGGCCTCATCGCACCGCAGTTGCCACCCTTCGACGTCCCCGACGGGTACACCGAGGCGAGTTGGTTGCGCGAACTCACCATGACCCGGGCACGCCGCCGGTACGGCACCCCCGCCGAACATCCGCAGGCCTACCGGCAGATCGAGCACGAACTCGCCATCATCGAGACGCTCACGTTCCCCGGCTACTTCCTGGTGGTCGCCGACATCGTCGATTACTGCAAGGCCAACGACATCCTCTGCCAGGGCCGGGGGAGCGCGGCCAACTCGGCCGTCTGTTACGCCCTCGGCATCACCAACGTCGACCCGGTCGCCAACACGCTGCTCTTCGAACGGTTCCTGGCCCCCGAGCGCGACGGCCCGCCCGACATCGACATCGACATCGAATCCGACCGACGCGAGGAGGCCATCCAGTACGTCTACCGCCGCTACACCCGGGAGCGCAGCGCGCAGGTCGCCAACGTCATCACCTACCGGGGGAAGTCGGCGATCCGGGACATGGCCCGGGCGCTCGGGTACGCGCCCGGTCAGCAGGACGCCTGGGCCAAGATGCCTGACACCGCGCCCGCCGACGTCGCCGAACTCGCCGGCGAGATCCTCGGCATGCCAAGGCATCTGGGTATCCACTCCGGCGGCATGGTGATCTGCGACCGGCCGATCGCCGATGTCTGCCCCACGGAGTGGGCGCGGATGGAGAACCGCAGCGTGCTGCAGTGGGACAAGGACGACTGCGCCGCCATCGGACTGGTCAAGTTCGACATGCTGGGTCTCGGCATGCTCTCCGCCCTGCACTATGCGATCGACCTGGTCGCCGAACACAAGGGGATCGACGTCGACCTCGCCACCCTCGACCTCGCTGAACCCGCCGTGTACGAGATGCTCTGTCGCGCCGACTCGGTCGGCGTGTTCCAAGTGGAGTCCCGTGCGCAGATGGCCACCCTCCCGCGGCTGAAACCGCGCTGCTTCTACGATCTCGTCGTCGAGGTGGCCCTGATCCGGCCCGGCCCCATCCAGGGCGGCTCGGTGCATCCGTTCATCAAGCGGCGCAACGGAGAAGAGCCGGTGACGGTCGAGCATCCGTCGATGAGCAGGGCGCTCGAACGCACCCTGGGGGTGCCGCTGTTCCAGGAGCAGCTGATGCAGTTGGCCGTCGACGTGGCCGGGTTCGACGCCTCCGAGGCCGACCAGTTGCGCCGGGCGATGGGTTCCAAACGGTCGCCGGAGAAGATGGAACGCCTGCGGCAACGTTTCTACGAGGGCATGGAGAACCTGCACGGCATCACCGGGGACACCGCCGACCGCATCTTCGAGAAGATGGCCGCGTTCGCCAATTTCGGCTTCCCGGAGAGTCATTCGCAGAGCTTCGCGTCCCTGGTGTTCTACTCGTCGTGGTTCAAGCTGCATCACCCGGCGGCGTTCTGCGCCGCGCTGCTACGGGCGCAACCGATGGGTTTCTACTCACCGCAGACCCTGGTGGCCGACGCCCGACGGCACGGTGTCGCGGTCCATCGCCCCGACATCAATGCCTCACTCGCGCACGCCACTCTGGAGAACGAGGGTCTCGATGTCCGGTTGGGTCTCGACGGTGTACGCGGGGTCGGGGAGGAGGCGGCGCAGCGCATCGTCGACCGCCGGTCCGACGGTCCCTACCTCGACATCACCGATCTCTCCCGGCGCGCCCGGCTGACGACCAAGGAACTCGAGGGGCTCGCCGGTGCCGGCGCCTTCGACGGGTTCGGCCTCAGCCGGCGTCAGGCCCTGTGGGAGGCCGGGGCCGCCGCGACGGTGCGCGACGATCAGCTGGCCCTGGAATCGGCGCAGGCGACCCCCACCCTTCCGGGTCTCTCCGACGTCGAGCTGGCGGCCACCGACGCCTGGGCCACGGGGATCACCCCCACGTCGTATCCGACGCAGTTCCTGCGTCCCCGGCTCGACGCGATGGGAGTGCTGGCCGCCGATCGCCTGCTGTCGGTGCCCGACGGTTCGCGCGTGTTGGTCGGTGGCGCGGTGACCCATCGGCAGCGTCCCGCCACCGCGTCCGGGGTGACCTTCATCAACCTCGAGGACGAGACCGGGATGGTCAACGTGGTGTGTTCGGTCGGTTTGTGGGCGCGGTACCGTGTACTCGCTCAGACGGCACCCGCTCTGCTGATCCGCGGCCGGGTGCAGAACGCCGAAGGCGCTGTGACCGTCGTCGCAGATCGACTGCAGCGCATGGATCTTCGGGTGGGGAGCAGATCCCGGGACTGGCAGTAGTCCTCCGGCGGACGCGCCGGGATGTCCGAGCCGGATCGGTGTTCACGAAGAACAGGAAGAGTCATGCCGCAACAGGTCGTGGTGACCGTCAAACCGAAGAGCAGCAAGGGCCCGTTGGTCGAGACGGGTCCCGGCGGCGCGATCACCGTCTACGTCCGCGAGCCGGCCACCGAGGGCCGGGCGAACAAGGCCGTCTCCGAACTGCTCGCCGCCCACCTCGGGGTCCCGAAGAGCAAGATCGCGCTCATCGGCGGTGCCACGGCACGCATCAAGCGCTACCGCGTCGGCTGATCACACCGCGCCGGCGAAACCGTGCTGACGCCACGCCTCGTAGACGACGATGCTCGCGGCGTTGGCGAGGTTGTGGGAACGACGTCCGGCGAGCATCGGGATGCGGACCCGGTCGGTCACCTCGGGTTCGTCGAGGACCTCCGCCGGTAACCCGGTCGGCTCGGGGCCGAACAGCAACACGTCGCCCGGCTGGTAGTCGACGTCGGTGTGATAGCGCTCGGCATGGGCGGTGAACGCGAAGACCCGTTCCGGCTTCAGCGTCGTCCAGGCGGTCACCAGGTTCGGATGCACGGTGACGTTGGCCATCTCGTGATAGTCGAGTCCCGCGCGCTTCACCTGCGCGTCGGACATCGAGAACCCCAGCGGTTCGATGAGGTGCAGTTCGCACCCCGTGTTGGCGGCCAGCCGGATCGCGTTGCCGGTGTTCGGCGGGATGCACGGCTGGTAGAACATGATTCGGAACATGATGGTGTCAGCGTAGTCGGTGACGACCGTCGCAGATGTCGCGCGATCGCGCCGGTCACACGGCGAGCGCGGTGTTGGCCCCGCAGAGCACGATGCACAGCGTCGAATCGGGTTGCGGCCGAACAGCTCCCGAGAC
The genomic region above belongs to Gordonia hongkongensis and contains:
- a CDS encoding error-prone DNA polymerase; its protein translation is MGWDQGPPTWSEMERVLAGRAPGSADRPGTEFGPDLSEWAPFPGDGGDSPAWSRKRGAYQAEDIARGSSAVPYAELHAHSSYSFLDGASMPEELVEEAQRLGLRALAVTDHDGFYGIVRFAEAAREFGMPTVFGAELSLEPDIARTGQNDPPGEHLLVLARDGEGYRRLSRTIADAHMVAGEKGLLRYDREALAAAGGGHWLILTGCRKGALRRALDRGGVPAAEQALRELIETYGHDNIVVELTAQGMADDDEGNAVLAGLAAGAGVPTVATTGAHFAAPRRRRLAMAMAAVRARTDIDTISGWMPGVAGSHLRSGDEMARLLPAHPDAIDNAVGIAADCAFHLGLIAPQLPPFDVPDGYTEASWLRELTMTRARRRYGTPAEHPQAYRQIEHELAIIETLTFPGYFLVVADIVDYCKANDILCQGRGSAANSAVCYALGITNVDPVANTLLFERFLAPERDGPPDIDIDIESDRREEAIQYVYRRYTRERSAQVANVITYRGKSAIRDMARALGYAPGQQDAWAKMPDTAPADVAELAGEILGMPRHLGIHSGGMVICDRPIADVCPTEWARMENRSVLQWDKDDCAAIGLVKFDMLGLGMLSALHYAIDLVAEHKGIDVDLATLDLAEPAVYEMLCRADSVGVFQVESRAQMATLPRLKPRCFYDLVVEVALIRPGPIQGGSVHPFIKRRNGEEPVTVEHPSMSRALERTLGVPLFQEQLMQLAVDVAGFDASEADQLRRAMGSKRSPEKMERLRQRFYEGMENLHGITGDTADRIFEKMAAFANFGFPESHSQSFASLVFYSSWFKLHHPAAFCAALLRAQPMGFYSPQTLVADARRHGVAVHRPDINASLAHATLENEGLDVRLGLDGVRGVGEEAAQRIVDRRSDGPYLDITDLSRRARLTTKELEGLAGAGAFDGFGLSRRQALWEAGAAATVRDDQLALESAQATPTLPGLSDVELAATDAWATGITPTSYPTQFLRPRLDAMGVLAADRLLSVPDGSRVLVGGAVTHRQRPATASGVTFINLEDETGMVNVVCSVGLWARYRVLAQTAPALLIRGRVQNAEGAVTVVADRLQRMDLRVGSRSRDWQ
- a CDS encoding DUF167 domain-containing protein produces the protein MPQQVVVTVKPKSSKGPLVETGPGGAITVYVREPATEGRANKAVSELLAAHLGVPKSKIALIGGATARIKRYRVG
- a CDS encoding tRNA (cytidine(34)-2'-O)-methyltransferase, which encodes MFRIMFYQPCIPPNTGNAIRLAANTGCELHLIEPLGFSMSDAQVKRAGLDYHEMANVTVHPNLVTAWTTLKPERVFAFTAHAERYHTDVDYQPGDVLLFGPEPTGLPAEVLDEPEVTDRVRIPMLAGRRSHNLANAASIVVYEAWRQHGFAGAV